In Treponema sp. OMZ 798, the following proteins share a genomic window:
- a CDS encoding CZB domain-containing protein: MSLVKTKKETSGINLTNAVKVHVDWKVKLRAAISTKEKLDAGIISKDSECEFGKWLHGEAKTKYGNLASYKNCVAKHAAFHVEAGKVAFAINDGKFTEAEAMLNTGSSFSTASNEITAAVTALKNETGLH, translated from the coding sequence ATAAGCCTCGTAAAAACAAAAAAGGAAACTTCCGGCATTAATCTTACTAATGCAGTCAAAGTTCATGTAGATTGGAAGGTTAAACTTAGGGCAGCAATATCAACAAAGGAAAAACTTGATGCAGGAATCATTTCTAAGGATTCGGAATGCGAATTCGGAAAATGGCTGCACGGAGAAGCAAAAACAAAATACGGTAACTTGGCCTCATACAAAAACTGTGTAGCTAAACATGCCGCTTTTCATGTTGAAGCGGGCAAGGTAGCCTTTGCAATTAATGACGGAAAATTTACCGAAGCGGAAGCTATGCTCAATACGGGAAGTTCATTCAGCACCGCTTCAAATGAAATTACCGCTGCCGTAACCGCCCTAAAAAATGAAACGGGCTTGCACTAA
- a CDS encoding IdeS/Mac family cysteine endopeptidase (This family includes IgM or IgG-cleaving cysteine proteases.): MNKKRILYAGLFGALTALIVLLAGCPNSLAKTNPSGGGTVKPHSGQGQNPDNSGQPAPFIPKYVPVTEVVLHDVNDELIEEDTTLPVKLGEQFQLKPVIKPENATNKEVKYTYEENLVSVTETGLVTAIGKGTATVNIWVDGKKRTSIRFQIKDDSTFVFSQPKIESDHQASSTVLSVAKKTQYSTYNCTVRYAYGNGNWVETTSVSAENIDTITVKLKENKSAFERRAYLVFKTNTAKPTLIREIPIIQKVCPAPVLRTEWVHGITPPSDSELEHGGHSVNPKYGVWKETQTTMWFNAKKSQDNTDDQMCWAMSTADLLHWWMKQNEENLKRVIQQKGISPDTDDYKLYLGEYNRNLSERKSGVANVFRKRFKNSVHGTALNSAAGWYLLGMTAGGELTPQYSAEPAPGIVQGIFSDLNDLIVPRYVHNKEEFENTIKDAFDKHNALAVQFILGNNAGLHVVTVWGVEFDADDNITALWVSDSNDANSHLTKFGVHYPDGRPHKINYAVANDSGKTLITDVITMKNAKEQFKTWLDAHP, encoded by the coding sequence ATGAATAAAAAACGGATATTATATGCAGGTTTATTCGGTGCTCTTACGGCGCTCATTGTACTGCTTGCCGGCTGTCCGAATAGTCTCGCAAAAACAAACCCTTCCGGCGGCGGTACTGTCAAACCGCACTCGGGACAGGGACAAAACCCGGACAATTCCGGGCAGCCCGCTCCGTTTATACCGAAGTATGTTCCGGTAACTGAAGTTGTTCTTCACGATGTAAATGATGAACTTATCGAAGAAGATACTACTTTACCGGTTAAGTTGGGGGAACAGTTTCAGCTGAAACCCGTTATTAAACCGGAAAATGCGACAAATAAAGAAGTGAAATATACGTATGAGGAGAATCTGGTTTCAGTTACGGAAACCGGTCTGGTTACGGCAATTGGAAAAGGAACTGCAACCGTTAATATTTGGGTCGACGGTAAGAAACGTACTTCTATCCGTTTCCAGATAAAGGACGATTCTACGTTTGTGTTCAGCCAGCCGAAAATAGAATCCGATCATCAGGCTTCCTCTACGGTGTTGTCTGTTGCAAAAAAAACACAATATTCAACATATAATTGTACCGTCAGATATGCTTACGGGAACGGCAATTGGGTGGAAACGACATCTGTTTCGGCAGAGAATATTGATACAATTACCGTAAAGCTTAAAGAAAATAAATCGGCATTTGAACGAAGGGCTTATCTTGTATTTAAAACCAATACTGCCAAACCAACCCTCATTCGTGAAATACCGATTATTCAAAAAGTTTGTCCCGCTCCCGTGCTTAGAACCGAATGGGTGCACGGTATAACACCGCCTTCCGACAGTGAATTGGAGCACGGCGGGCATAGTGTAAATCCCAAATATGGTGTCTGGAAAGAAACTCAAACGACTATGTGGTTTAATGCAAAAAAATCACAAGATAATACAGATGATCAGATGTGTTGGGCAATGTCAACCGCCGATCTTTTACATTGGTGGATGAAGCAAAATGAAGAGAACCTGAAGCGTGTTATTCAACAAAAAGGCATATCTCCCGATACTGATGACTATAAATTATATCTGGGTGAATATAATAGAAATTTATCGGAGCGAAAAAGCGGTGTTGCCAATGTGTTCCGAAAGCGTTTTAAAAATAGTGTGCACGGTACTGCATTAAATAGTGCTGCCGGCTGGTATTTATTGGGTATGACTGCCGGAGGAGAGCTAACCCCTCAGTATAGTGCCGAACCGGCTCCCGGTATTGTACAAGGTATATTTTCCGATTTAAATGATTTGATAGTACCACGCTATGTGCACAACAAAGAAGAATTTGAAAACACAATAAAGGATGCATTTGATAAACACAACGCTCTTGCAGTGCAGTTTATATTGGGGAACAACGCCGGTCTTCATGTTGTTACCGTCTGGGGTGTTGAATTTGATGCCGATGACAATATAACTGCATTATGGGTTTCCGATTCCAATGATGCAAACTCCCATCTTACCAAATTCGGGGTGCATTATCCCGATGGAAGGCCGCACAAAATAAATTACGCTGTAGCTAATGATAGCGGGAAAACGCTTATCACCGATGTAATTACCATGAAAAACGCAAAAGAGCAATTTAAAACATGGCTGGATGCTCATCCGTAA